A window of the Emys orbicularis isolate rEmyOrb1 chromosome 1, rEmyOrb1.hap1, whole genome shotgun sequence genome harbors these coding sequences:
- the LOC135873616 gene encoding heat shock 70 kDa protein 12A-like: MIMASKSLFIVAIDFGTSYSGYCFSLATHTDQIRQMFWGQAHGLMTVKTPTCILFNEKREFKKFGYDAVMKYNTLPSSEAHKWYYFHNFKMKLYNKKITSNMELEADNGKKFPALKVFSESLRYMKDHALNTIRDASYQTVYDTEDVTWVITVPAIWDASARQFMRLAAKEAGLISDMFSEKLIIALEPEAASVWCKQLPREGFVSESGDRQKFEESPGTQYVVVDCGGGTIDITVHEIQKNQSLKELHKASGGGWGGNTVDENFKMFLKEIFQDGVWEEYAQNHPTECHQMMYNFGLQKCSSSRDEVYIHCYHNLTKVAERKQKDISLFFKGVEGALWCNGTIMITHEKIKSFFAYSVRQTIGTLQEILSKPEMAEVQYILLVGGFASSIILREEIYQTFRERYHILCPLEAQAAIAKGAILFGNNSQIVASRISALTYGVKVSRAFDIAVHDIQKKRVSKADNYVYCTDLFNKLVEIGDLVEVDEVASYTFTPIEPDQTSVIFSFYCTEKKDAKYVDEEGLKMLGSCTVPTPNTELGRNRQLRLDIKFGLTEFKATGTDVTSGESRTVMIDFLTV, encoded by the exons ATGATCATGGCAAGCAAGTCCTTGTTCATTGTTGCCATTGATTTTGGCACGTCTTACAGTGGCTACTGCTTTTCTCTTGCGACACACACGGATCAAATCCGGCAGATGTTCTGGGGACAGGCGCACGGGCTCATGACTGTGAAGACCCCAACGTGCATCCTCTTCAATGAAAAGCGTGAGTTTAAGAAGTTTGGCTATGATGCCGTCATGAAGTACAACACGCTCCCCTCCAGTGAAGCTCACAAATGGTACTACTTCCACAACTTCAAGATGAAGCTGTACAACAAG AAAATCACTTCcaacatggaactggaagcagatAATGGAAAGAAGTTTCCAGCCCTAAAAGTATTCTCAGAAAGTTTGCGGTACATGAAGGATCATGCTCTGAATACCATACGGGACGCCTCATACCAAACTGTCTATGACACTGAGGATGTCACCTGGGTCATTACTGTTCCAGCCATATGGGATGCTTCTGCCAGGCAGTTCATGCGACTGGCCGCTAAAGAG GCAGGACTCATCAGTGACATGTTTTCTGAGAAGCTCATCATTGCCTTAGAACCAGAGGCTGCCTCAGTCTGGTGCAAGCAGCTCCCACGAGAAGGGTTTGTATCAGAGAGTGGTGATAGACAAAAGTTTGAAGAGTCACCTGGGACCCAGTATGTCGTCGTTGATTGTGGAG GTGGTACCATAGACATCACAGTACATGAAATCCAAAAGAACCAATCCCTGAAAGAGTTACATAAGGCAtcaggaggaggatggggaggcAACACAGTGGATGAAAACTTCAAAATGTTCCTGAAGGAGATCTTCCAAGATGGAGTATGGGAGGAATATGCACAGAATCACCCAACGGAATGCCATCAAATGATGTACAACTTTGGCCTTCAGAAATGCTCTTCCAGCAGAGACGAGGTCTACATACATTGCTACCACAACCTAACAAAAGTGGCAGAACGCAAGCAAAAAGACATCTCCCTCTTCTTCAAGGGTGTGGAGGGAGCTCTGTGGTGCAATGGGACTATCATGATTACACATGAAAAAATTAAGAGCTTTTTTGCCTACAGTGTCAGACAAACCATTGGCACCTTGCAGGAAATCCTCAGCAAGCCTGAGATGGCCGAAGTCCAATATATTTTACTGGTTGGgggctttgcttccagcattatCCTGAGGGAGGAGATCTATCAGACCTTTAGGGAGAGGTACCATATCCTGTGTCCACTGGAAGCTCAGGCAGCTATTGCAAAGGGAGCCATTTTATTTGGGAACAATTCACAAATTGTTGCCTCGAGAATCAGTGCTCTGACATATGGAGTAAAGGTATCTCGGGCATTTGATATTGCTGTCCATGATATACAGAAAAAGAGAGTCTCAAAAGCTGATAATTATGTATATTGCACAGATCTCTTCAATAAGTTGGTGGAAATTGGGGATTTGGTAGAGGTAGATGAGGTTGCCAGTTATACTTTCACTCCCATAGAACCAGATCAGACAAGTGTGATTTTTAGTTTCTATTGCACAGAAAAGAAGGATGCAAAGTACGTAGATGAGGAAGGGCTGAAAATGCTCGGCTCCTGTACTGTGCCAACGCCAAACACAGAGCTGGGGAGAAACCGCCAACTGAGACTGGATATTAAATTTGGACTAACGGAATTTAAAGCCACAGGTACTGATGTCACGTCTGGTGAAAGTCGGACGGTTATGATAGATTTTTTAACAGTGTAA